In the genome of Myxococcus stipitatus, one region contains:
- a CDS encoding alpha/beta hydrolase, translating into MIQATGTHLFTSLLPLEEGELLRNPQVAWAAYGEPCDGKAVVLLHDLSHSHRAVGPVEDSAYQPSGWARELVGPGLPLDPDTMPVIVPGLLGSPFGSTSPATVDVATGERLGLSLPPLTVLDMARGVSALLRARGLNHVRALVGVGLGAQVALRLAALFPDLSDAVVAIGAARALPEGVREKLGLAWQLLRADPDFREGLYEPDAMPRKTMRRLRLDFQKLLYGREYLSRHHADAEAARIALEAEAESFSETFDASSWATLCSAYAGCDVADCFAQIRARVLLVAGNSDVLAPVNRVRDTYHLLSAAGVSARMVELPGPGDHGALLTDSERLRAPLGDFLRRVG; encoded by the coding sequence GTGATCCAGGCCACCGGCACCCACCTGTTCACCTCGCTCCTCCCTCTGGAGGAGGGCGAGCTCCTGCGCAACCCCCAGGTGGCCTGGGCGGCCTACGGAGAACCGTGCGACGGCAAAGCAGTGGTGTTGCTGCACGACCTGTCGCATTCGCACCGGGCAGTAGGTCCCGTGGAGGACTCCGCGTATCAGCCCTCCGGCTGGGCCCGTGAGCTGGTGGGGCCGGGGTTGCCGTTGGACCCCGACACCATGCCGGTCATCGTCCCCGGGTTGCTGGGCAGCCCGTTCGGCAGCACGTCGCCAGCGACGGTGGACGTGGCCACGGGTGAGCGGCTGGGACTGAGCCTGCCTCCGCTCACGGTGCTCGACATGGCGCGAGGCGTGTCGGCGCTCTTGAGGGCCCGCGGGCTGAACCACGTGCGAGCGCTGGTGGGCGTGGGGCTGGGCGCGCAGGTGGCGCTGCGGCTCGCGGCCCTCTTCCCCGACCTGTCGGACGCGGTGGTGGCCATCGGCGCGGCGCGCGCGCTGCCGGAGGGCGTGCGCGAGAAGCTGGGCCTGGCGTGGCAGCTGCTGCGCGCCGACCCGGACTTCCGCGAGGGCCTCTACGAGCCGGACGCCATGCCTCGCAAGACGATGCGGCGGCTGCGGCTGGACTTCCAGAAGCTGCTCTACGGGCGCGAGTACCTGTCACGGCATCACGCGGACGCGGAGGCGGCGCGCATCGCGCTGGAGGCGGAGGCCGAGTCCTTCTCGGAGACCTTCGACGCCTCCTCGTGGGCGACGCTCTGCTCGGCCTATGCGGGCTGCGACGTGGCGGACTGCTTCGCGCAGATTCGCGCGCGGGTGCTGCTGGTGGCGGGAAACTCGGACGTGCTGGCGCCGGTGAACCGGGTGCGGGACACGTACCACCTGCTCAGCGCCGCGGGCGTGAGCGCTCGGATGGTGGAGCTTCCCGGTCCGGGCGACCACGGCGCGCTGCTGACGGACTCGGAGCGACTGCGTGCGCCGCTGGGAGACTTCCTGCGGCGCGTGGGCTGA
- a CDS encoding PQQ-binding-like beta-propeller repeat protein, with amino-acid sequence MTRIRIGHRWKREPSASPLDSIALELDGVDLLSGAVEESLAEVVPALVRAVTSLYTGGQGMAQVSLAEAHLELVLRRVGPQVELLVANLARPARLMRPPVKVDVDELVEAVRTTGTRFLADVTRLAPKTLSAPLAQALSEPLKQLARPARPPEEEPSRPSVKRVEPPALTGFGFELRGTSTRVGRDGGRRGTSGMLAPLLTPGEVWLSLPGRPDAWKVQAPPFLTVLELSRQAVELARAVELGEARFELAPAGARAPLLLDLKDGKAKTGRTGASFALSGTDLAAALFHLGEALGAAFAEEDRTLVNNPYLVELADRCREGLSHLRGPVEPPERTGAAREKRSRSTGSASKPLKVPGRLRRLRFEKLWEQRGIDDAEESRLLLGRHGPVCCAPQVAVAFSRKDGAKLWKRAAPLGVAAAADGHAIAADLSRVYGFTGRGAGARWLHDHDGIPLGPLLLRKDGLLLTLSEDRTVVAFAEATGREVWRLAPPRTQRSWLTTQGHRALVTTDSGYVYGLDLEDGQVRFRMRAPLPFHGQPVPWGRRFLALLGRGSRWALLLADAHTGEAAWTHEPDLTHPSAPLPLGSRVFLAGEREREGVLLCLDKKGQPVWERPLNLGPGPYALAPLPRAVVVTSASGAAARVAASGTIDWRVGAAGEPLIGALPARTARGVTLVPGERVRAVDPRGGQVLAEVRAGVGLVALQADVRLNLFFLDDTGTLSAYRLGTHFTVVE; translated from the coding sequence ATGACCCGCATACGCATCGGACATCGCTGGAAACGCGAACCCTCGGCCTCCCCGCTGGATTCCATCGCACTGGAACTGGATGGAGTGGACCTTCTGTCCGGAGCGGTGGAGGAGTCCTTAGCAGAAGTAGTGCCCGCTTTGGTGCGCGCCGTGACCTCCCTGTACACGGGAGGCCAGGGGATGGCCCAGGTTTCTCTCGCGGAAGCCCACCTGGAGCTCGTGCTGAGGCGGGTGGGACCCCAGGTGGAGCTGCTCGTGGCCAACCTGGCCCGCCCCGCCCGGCTCATGCGCCCCCCCGTGAAGGTGGACGTGGACGAGCTGGTGGAGGCCGTCCGCACCACCGGAACCCGCTTCCTGGCGGACGTCACCAGGCTGGCCCCCAAGACCCTCTCCGCCCCCCTGGCCCAGGCCCTCTCCGAGCCCCTCAAGCAGCTGGCCCGGCCCGCCAGGCCCCCGGAGGAAGAGCCCTCCCGGCCTTCCGTGAAGCGGGTGGAGCCCCCTGCCCTCACTGGATTCGGCTTCGAGCTGCGAGGCACCAGCACCCGCGTCGGCCGAGACGGAGGCAGGCGCGGCACGTCCGGGATGCTCGCCCCGCTCCTGACCCCGGGTGAAGTCTGGCTCTCACTCCCGGGGCGACCTGATGCCTGGAAGGTGCAGGCCCCCCCGTTCCTGACGGTGCTCGAGCTCTCGCGCCAGGCCGTGGAGCTCGCACGCGCAGTGGAACTGGGCGAGGCCCGCTTCGAGCTGGCTCCAGCGGGGGCTCGGGCTCCGCTGCTGCTGGACCTCAAGGACGGCAAGGCGAAGACGGGGCGCACGGGGGCGTCGTTCGCGCTCTCGGGCACGGACCTGGCCGCCGCCCTCTTCCACCTCGGCGAGGCGCTCGGCGCGGCCTTCGCGGAGGAGGACCGCACGCTGGTCAACAACCCCTATCTGGTGGAACTGGCGGACCGCTGCCGCGAGGGACTCTCCCACCTGCGTGGACCGGTGGAGCCTCCCGAGCGCACGGGCGCGGCTCGGGAGAAGCGCTCTCGCTCCACCGGGAGCGCCTCCAAGCCGCTCAAGGTGCCCGGCCGGCTGCGGAGGCTGCGCTTCGAGAAGCTGTGGGAACAGCGAGGCATCGACGACGCGGAGGAATCCCGGCTCCTGCTCGGCCGCCACGGCCCCGTCTGCTGCGCGCCGCAGGTCGCCGTGGCCTTCTCGCGCAAGGACGGAGCGAAGCTCTGGAAGCGGGCCGCGCCCCTGGGCGTGGCCGCGGCGGCGGATGGCCACGCCATCGCGGCGGACCTGTCGCGCGTCTACGGCTTCACGGGCCGAGGGGCGGGCGCGCGCTGGCTGCATGACCACGACGGCATCCCCTTGGGCCCCTTGCTCCTGCGCAAGGACGGGCTGCTCCTCACGCTCTCCGAGGACCGCACCGTCGTCGCCTTCGCGGAAGCCACGGGCCGCGAGGTGTGGAGACTCGCTCCCCCGCGCACGCAGCGCAGCTGGCTCACGACCCAGGGCCATCGCGCCCTGGTGACCACGGATTCCGGCTACGTCTACGGCCTGGACCTGGAGGACGGACAGGTGCGCTTCCGCATGCGCGCGCCGCTGCCCTTCCACGGCCAACCCGTGCCGTGGGGTCGGCGCTTCCTCGCGCTGCTGGGCCGAGGCTCTCGCTGGGCCCTGCTCCTCGCCGACGCCCACACGGGCGAAGCCGCGTGGACCCACGAGCCGGACCTCACGCACCCTTCCGCGCCGCTGCCCCTGGGCTCGCGCGTGTTCCTCGCGGGCGAGCGTGAGCGCGAAGGTGTCCTGCTGTGCCTGGACAAGAAGGGCCAGCCCGTCTGGGAGCGGCCGTTGAACCTGGGCCCGGGTCCCTATGCGCTGGCGCCCTTGCCTCGCGCCGTCGTGGTGACGAGCGCCTCGGGAGCCGCGGCACGCGTCGCCGCGTCGGGCACCATCGACTGGCGCGTGGGCGCCGCGGGAGAGCCACTCATCGGCGCGCTTCCGGCACGCACGGCGCGGGGCGTGACGCTGGTGCCCGGTGAGCGCGTGCGCGCGGTGGACCCCCGAGGGGGCCAGGTGCTGGCGGAGGTGCGCGCGGGGGTGGGGCTCGTCGCGCTCCAGGCGGACGTGCGCCTCAACCTCTTCTTCCTGGACGACACCGGCACGCTGTCCGCGTACCGGCTGGGCACCCACTTCACCGTCGTGGAGTGA
- a CDS encoding HTH domain-containing protein: MTFYEAALRVLESEGRPLHFLEITEKSIQQSLLSHVGKTPEVTMLSRLAAMARRTRDRKVIVTAKDTFALVDWSIPEDVEALAQTGVIEPNPEEDLPPLRPAERHPEPRTDNVRAAGRGSERKRRRDEDEERGGKRKRFPPLPEVVFEILSDADAGLRTEAIIERARSKELCAEDLTVEAVLTALLEDNQRRIDAGRRPQYSFNKDSGEVTLERAGSPSEAPSLELQAAFAQALGIPLEAGRPVLARTGAAAAASEPVVDAALLTTLRTSLKDARRAVARGLRKRLGDADVGTFEKSVVKMMHALGFRELKVAKRSKEGPLLTARKREGSVELRYAVRMLKGTPAIDRKSVQELRRDLSHYSAQVGLLVTAGDVRGDARTEAQASGSLVMLWCGDALGEKFLEAETAVTVTRVELYEVDERFFEAAKLDAEEAQKRREERQREKQTREDEGGEVAATPTERPREKRRRERERREARSSDEVEVSSEGAEAREGGAAAESREGIPAASIPAPQSTGAEDDEGDDGDDEGEDDDLEAASAFVGARPEGAAAEGGADAAQGDRKRRRRRRRGRRGRGNRGAEAGATPAGAPQGEGAAVVAGAEGAVTAPEAGAAPTEGAAPAGGEAQGTEIATGVESGAVASTEPTPVATQPEVVVQPAETVAPAVTEGATEVAVAEQAPTGETVKAPAATEGVASESEPQQEASTPPRLPSEGGEG; the protein is encoded by the coding sequence ATGACATTCTACGAGGCCGCGCTCCGAGTCCTGGAGAGCGAAGGTCGTCCCCTCCACTTCCTTGAAATCACAGAGAAGTCCATCCAACAGAGCCTGCTCTCCCACGTCGGCAAGACGCCCGAAGTGACGATGCTCTCGCGCTTGGCCGCCATGGCGCGCCGCACGAGGGACCGCAAGGTGATTGTGACCGCGAAGGACACCTTCGCGTTGGTGGATTGGTCGATTCCCGAGGATGTAGAGGCCCTGGCACAGACTGGCGTAATCGAGCCGAATCCGGAAGAGGACCTGCCGCCCTTGAGGCCGGCGGAGCGTCATCCGGAGCCACGCACGGACAACGTGCGGGCGGCGGGTCGCGGCAGTGAGCGCAAGCGTCGGAGGGACGAGGACGAGGAGCGGGGTGGAAAGCGCAAGCGCTTCCCGCCGCTGCCCGAGGTGGTGTTCGAAATCCTCAGCGATGCCGACGCGGGGCTGCGCACCGAGGCCATCATCGAGCGGGCTCGGAGCAAGGAGCTGTGCGCCGAGGACCTCACGGTGGAGGCGGTGCTCACGGCGCTCCTGGAGGACAACCAGCGCCGCATCGACGCGGGTCGCCGGCCGCAGTACTCGTTCAACAAGGACTCGGGCGAGGTGACGCTGGAGCGCGCGGGCTCGCCGAGCGAGGCTCCGTCGCTGGAGCTCCAGGCCGCGTTCGCGCAGGCGCTGGGGATTCCGCTGGAGGCGGGACGTCCGGTGTTGGCTCGGACGGGGGCCGCCGCGGCCGCGAGCGAGCCGGTGGTGGATGCCGCGCTGCTGACCACGCTGCGCACGTCGCTCAAGGACGCGCGTCGCGCGGTGGCGCGAGGGCTGCGCAAGCGCCTGGGCGACGCGGATGTGGGCACGTTCGAGAAGTCCGTCGTGAAGATGATGCACGCGCTGGGCTTCCGCGAGCTGAAGGTGGCCAAGCGCTCCAAGGAAGGCCCCTTGCTCACGGCGCGCAAGCGCGAGGGCAGCGTGGAGCTGCGCTACGCGGTGCGGATGCTGAAGGGCACTCCGGCCATCGACCGCAAGAGCGTGCAGGAGCTGCGTCGCGACCTGAGCCACTACTCGGCGCAGGTGGGCTTGCTGGTGACGGCGGGCGATGTTCGCGGCGATGCGCGCACCGAGGCGCAGGCCAGCGGTTCGCTGGTGATGCTGTGGTGCGGGGACGCGCTGGGTGAGAAGTTCCTGGAGGCCGAGACGGCCGTCACCGTCACGCGCGTCGAGCTGTACGAGGTGGACGAGCGCTTCTTCGAGGCTGCGAAGCTGGATGCCGAGGAGGCCCAGAAGCGCCGCGAGGAGCGTCAGCGCGAGAAGCAGACGCGTGAGGACGAGGGAGGCGAGGTCGCCGCCACTCCGACGGAGCGTCCGCGTGAGAAGCGTCGTCGTGAGCGGGAGCGGCGTGAGGCGCGCTCGTCCGACGAGGTGGAGGTCTCCTCGGAGGGGGCCGAGGCTCGCGAGGGTGGTGCCGCGGCTGAGTCCCGTGAGGGGATTCCCGCCGCGTCCATTCCGGCGCCGCAGTCCACGGGTGCGGAGGACGACGAGGGCGACGACGGGGATGACGAGGGCGAGGACGATGACCTGGAGGCCGCGAGCGCCTTCGTGGGGGCTCGTCCCGAGGGTGCCGCCGCCGAGGGTGGTGCCGATGCCGCGCAGGGAGATCGCAAGCGCCGTCGCCGCCGTCGTCGTGGGCGCCGGGGCCGTGGCAACCGGGGCGCCGAGGCTGGCGCCACGCCCGCGGGTGCGCCGCAGGGTGAGGGTGCCGCGGTGGTCGCCGGGGCCGAAGGCGCCGTGACGGCTCCCGAGGCTGGCGCCGCGCCGACGGAAGGGGCCGCCCCCGCGGGTGGTGAGGCTCAGGGCACGGAGATCGCGACGGGAGTCGAGTCGGGTGCCGTGGCTTCGACGGAGCCCACGCCCGTGGCGACCCAGCCAGAGGTCGTCGTGCAGCCGGCCGAGACCGTGGCCCCTGCCGTGACGGAAGGTGCGACGGAGGTTGCCGTGGCGGAGCAGGCTCCCACGGGTGAGACCGTGAAGGCGCCGGCGGCGACGGAGGGTGTTGCCTCCGAGTCCGAGCCTCAGCAGGAGGCGTCGACTCCGCCCAGGCTGCCCTCCGAGGGGGGCGAAGGCTGA
- a CDS encoding HEAT repeat domain-containing protein yields the protein MKPALMLAFCVVLLGACRSQAPRHLVAPVDVSGATVRDNALLGIAPEGVATLFSHALKSSGRFELKGEDTPRDVRPWRLTLEIPFTREVLKDGDPRSFAEVGANLVLERFGGDLPQRYEVVGLGEAPVLEDTPEGRQSAMRTALEAVLRQVTDSSVLQLAALDRTDEALVQELRADDARIREFALRTLAERQHPAAAPLLIERLKESSDGDALRKTIGALVEMKAGVAVPALIDLGRGRDNGFVQELVFAVGEIGGPEAEAYLYTVAQGHDAPAVQAAAQQALETLYASRKHITAEARGRDHAD from the coding sequence ATGAAGCCGGCCCTGATGCTCGCCTTCTGCGTCGTCCTCCTTGGTGCCTGCCGCTCGCAGGCGCCACGCCATCTCGTTGCGCCCGTGGACGTGTCCGGTGCCACGGTGCGGGACAATGCTCTGCTGGGGATTGCTCCGGAGGGCGTCGCGACCTTGTTCTCCCACGCGCTCAAGTCCTCCGGCCGCTTCGAGCTGAAAGGCGAGGACACCCCTCGCGACGTGCGCCCCTGGCGCCTCACGCTGGAGATTCCGTTCACCCGCGAGGTCCTGAAGGACGGAGACCCACGCAGCTTCGCGGAGGTCGGCGCCAACCTCGTCCTGGAGCGCTTCGGCGGAGACCTGCCGCAACGCTACGAAGTCGTCGGCCTCGGCGAGGCCCCCGTCCTGGAGGACACTCCCGAGGGACGCCAGTCCGCCATGCGCACCGCGCTGGAGGCCGTGCTCCGCCAGGTGACGGACTCCTCGGTGCTGCAGCTCGCCGCCCTGGATCGCACCGACGAAGCCCTGGTCCAGGAGCTCCGTGCCGATGACGCGCGCATCCGCGAGTTCGCCCTGCGCACCCTGGCCGAACGCCAGCATCCCGCGGCGGCTCCGCTGCTCATCGAGCGGCTGAAGGAGTCCTCCGACGGGGACGCCCTGCGAAAGACGATCGGCGCCCTGGTCGAGATGAAGGCCGGAGTCGCCGTGCCCGCGCTCATCGACCTGGGGCGGGGCCGGGACAACGGCTTCGTGCAGGAGCTGGTCTTCGCCGTGGGCGAGATTGGTGGCCCGGAGGCGGAGGCATACTTGTATACCGTGGCCCAGGGGCATGACGCGCCAGCCGTGCAGGCCGCGGCGCAGCAGGCCCTGGAGACGCTCTACGCTTCACGCAAGCACATCACCGCGGAGGCGCGTGGCCGGGACCACGCGGACTGA
- a CDS encoding biotin--[acetyl-CoA-carboxylase] ligase, with the protein MAVETTEQTQEELILGFLAESGDDYTSGEALSGKLGLSRTAVWKRVEALRTKGYRIEAVPARGYRLVEVPDRLTSLEVSPLLGTRELGRTLHHHAVVGSTNEVAFRLAQDGAEHGEVVVAEQQTSGKGRRGRAWVSPPGLNLYFSAILRPELPPQRAPELTLVAAVALAENLREFGADAAIKWPNDVQISGRKVAGILTELSAEPERVHFVIVGVGVNLNCQLEHFPEELRETATSVSLARGEKVHRAQFAAGLWTRMEEWLDLYLETGFDAVRARWKELSSTLGQDVLVRTDRNELRGHAVDIDPSGALLVRTEAGQVERVLAGDVEQLRPRQPQRPR; encoded by the coding sequence GTGGCCGTGGAAACAACAGAGCAGACGCAAGAGGAGCTCATCCTGGGGTTCCTCGCGGAGAGCGGTGACGACTACACCTCGGGCGAGGCCCTGTCGGGCAAGCTGGGGCTCTCCCGCACGGCCGTCTGGAAGCGGGTGGAGGCGCTGCGCACCAAGGGCTACCGCATCGAGGCGGTCCCCGCACGGGGCTACCGGCTGGTGGAGGTGCCCGACCGCCTTACGTCGCTGGAGGTCTCCCCGCTGCTGGGGACCCGTGAGCTGGGCCGCACCCTCCACCACCACGCCGTGGTGGGCTCCACCAATGAAGTGGCCTTCCGGCTGGCGCAGGACGGGGCCGAGCACGGCGAGGTCGTGGTGGCCGAGCAGCAGACCTCCGGCAAGGGCCGCCGGGGGCGCGCCTGGGTGTCTCCGCCCGGGCTGAATCTGTACTTCTCCGCCATCCTCCGCCCGGAGCTGCCGCCGCAGCGCGCCCCGGAGCTGACCCTCGTGGCGGCCGTGGCCCTGGCCGAGAACCTGCGCGAGTTCGGCGCCGACGCGGCCATCAAGTGGCCCAACGACGTGCAGATCTCCGGCCGCAAGGTGGCGGGCATCCTCACGGAGCTCTCCGCCGAGCCCGAGCGGGTCCACTTCGTCATCGTCGGCGTGGGGGTCAACCTGAACTGCCAGCTGGAGCACTTCCCCGAGGAGCTGCGGGAGACGGCCACGTCGGTGTCGCTGGCCCGAGGCGAGAAGGTGCACCGGGCCCAGTTCGCCGCCGGCCTCTGGACGCGGATGGAGGAGTGGCTGGACCTCTACCTGGAGACGGGCTTCGACGCGGTGCGTGCCCGCTGGAAGGAGCTGTCCTCCACGCTGGGGCAGGACGTCCTGGTTCGTACGGACCGCAACGAGCTGCGAGGGCATGCGGTGGACATCGACCCGTCGGGGGCGCTGCTGGTCCGCACCGAGGCGGGGCAGGTGGAGCGGGTGCTCGCGGGCGACGTGGAGCAGCTGCGTCCCCGGCAGCCGCAGCGCCCGCGGTAG